One genomic region from Ptychodera flava strain L36383 chromosome 5, AS_Pfla_20210202, whole genome shotgun sequence encodes:
- the LOC139132645 gene encoding melanoma-associated antigen C1-like, with translation MYLSYLLDSSPDALDPRFDSSPNTLDPGFDSLPNTLDPGFDSLPNTLDPGFDSSPNTLDPGFDSLPNTLDPGFDSLPNTLDPGFDSSPNTLDPGFDSLANTLDPGFDSSPNTLDPGFDSLPNTLDPGFDSSPNTLDPGFDSLPDAIDPGFDSLPDALDPGFDSLPDAIDPGFDSLPDALDPGFDSLPNTLDPGFDSLPNTLDPGFDSLPNTLDPGFDSLANTLLDPGFVIFLKFNLFIILT, from the coding sequence atgtatttatcgTACCTTCTTGATAGCTCACCAGATGCACTTGATCCTAGATTTGATAGCTCACCAAATACACTTGATCCTGGATTTGATAGCTTACCAAATACACTTGATCCTGGATTTGATAGCTTACCAAATACACTTGATCCTGGATTTGATAGCTCACCAAATACACTTGATCCTGGATTTGATAGCTTACCAAATACACTTGATCCTGGATTTGATAGCTTACCAAATACACTTGATCCTGGATTTGATAGCTCACCAAATACACTTGATCCTGGATTTGATAGCTTAGCAAATACACTTGACCCTGGATTTGATAGCTCACCAAATACACTTGATCCTGGATTTGATAGCTTACCAAATACACTTGACCCTGGATTTGATAGCTCACCAAATACACTTGATCCCGGATTTGATAGCCTACCAGATGCGATTGATCCTGGATTTGATAGCTTACCAGATGCACTTGATCCTGGATTTGATAGCTTACCAGATGCGATTGATCCTGGATTTGATAGCTTACCAGATGCACTTGATCCTGGATTTGATAGCTTACCAAATACACTTGATCCTGGATTTGATAGCTTACCAAATACACTTGATCCTGGATTTGATAGCTTACCAAATACACTTGATCCTGGATTTGATAGCTTAGCAAATACATTACTTGATCCTGGCTTTGTAATTTTCTTAAAGTTCAATCTTTTTATCATATTGACCTAA